A DNA window from Paralichthys olivaceus isolate ysfri-2021 chromosome 3, ASM2471397v2, whole genome shotgun sequence contains the following coding sequences:
- the LOC109625438 gene encoding 5-hydroxytryptamine receptor 3A-like, which produces MTSKDKTLKCIFPFVTPTLVVFVILMPAPCSAIKVNCSQPNQLALLEALTPIFSLSAIRPVTNMTTRTNINTSFILYGILGVDEKAQLLTTYLWLHYCWMNELVSWDPVECGTHKIILPRNKFWMPDIVINEFMDENTAPHVPYVNLYSNGRVRDAYPAKVVSSCNLDIYNFPFDIQNCSLTFNSYIHNGKDINIFLSKSVDHITEHSKQVMTTMGEWELLDITSNNRNLDLDDGNYIDELIFHIRLKHRATLYVVNLLIPSCFLITVDLFSFLLPPQTVDRSSFKMTLILGYTVFLLIMNDLLPITGNSIPLINVFFSLCLALMVASLLETILITNLLCGSANFSPVPRWIQVLVLQIPGCLVPLSQKAKDSEIKQSAAVAKCEEPPGESGPLVEDKAVQELRSLGKDLQALRLQVEQRLGGTSGSEEWIQCCQLKVKPSKLLFIFIFVLMNAECSSSMMNCSQPDTLSLLEAFKPVFKLSAIRPVMDISTTTNVNISFTLFGILGVDEKAQILTTFIWQTLNWRNEFVSWDPEQCGCSWISLPRKLLWVPDVVINEFMDKNAAPFTPYIYVNYDGLVFDALPVKVVSSCRLDIYMFPFDVQNCTLSFNSYLYHKSAIEIGLQKSAKEIFDYSKEVMVTMGEWEFIGITVEKLVFNTHDEDLYDELRFYVSLKRRATLYVVNLLIPSCFLITVDLFSFLLPPQTVDRSSFKMTLILGYTVFLLIMNDLLPITGNSIPLINVFLCLCLALMVASLLETILITNLLCGSTHYSAVPHWIRVLVLHILGRLVRLPPKSRDLQDVTVMQNPAAHEMKVSSVVEEDIDAPEQKGPLNEDKALDELRSLGKELQGLRLRVEQHLVGNQSSEEWIQVGCIIERLLCGLYILFISFSFITITIIWVRSYNT; this is translated from the exons ATGACTTCCAAGGACAAGACACTGAAG tgtatttttccatttgtcACACCCACTCTGGTTGTATTTGTTATCCTAATGCCAG CTCCGTGCAGTGCCATCAAGGTGAACTGCTCTCAGCCCAACCAGCTGGCCCTGCTGGAGGCGCTGACTCCAATCTTTAGCCTGAGCGCCATACGACCCGTCACGAACATGACAACCCGCACCAACATCAACACCTCCTTCATCCTGTATGGAATACTAGGAGTG GATGAAAAGGCTCAACTCTTGACCACGTACCTTTGGCTCCACTAT TGTTGGATGAACGAGCTTGTCAGCTGGGATCCAGTTGAGTGTGGCACCCACAAGATCATTCTGCCCAGAAACAAATTTTGGATGCCAGATATTGTCATCAATGAATT CAtggatgaaaacacagcacCTCATGTCCCGTATGTGAATCTGTACAGCAATGGTCGGGTGCGCGATGCTTATCCGGCCAAAGTTGTCAGCTCCTGTAATCTCGATATCTACAACTTCCCCTTCGACATACAGAACTGCTCTTTGACATTCAACTCCTACATCCACAATG GGaaagacataaatattttcCTGAGCAAATCTGTGGATCACATCACCGAGCACTCCAAGCAGGTCATGACCACAATGGGGGAATGGGAGCTGCTGGACATCACCTCCAACAACCGCAACCTAGACCTTGATGATGGCAATTACATTGACGAGCTCATATTTCAT ATCAGACTGAAGCATCGGGCCACCCTGTACGTGGTGAACCTGCTGATCCCCAGCTGCTTCCTCATCACGGTCGACCTCTTCAGCTTCCTGCTGCCTCCTCAGACTGTGGatcgctcctccttcaagatgaccctcatcctgggCTACACCGTcttcctgctcatcatgaacgacctgctgcccatcacagGAAACTCCATACCTCTCATAA acgtcttcttctctctctgcctggctCTGATGGTGGCCAGTTTACTGGAGACTATCCTCATCACCAACCTGCTGTGTGGCTCTGCAAACTTCTCTCCAGTCCCTCGCTGGATCCAAGTGCTAGTCCTTCAAATTCCGGGCTGTCTTGTTCCCCTGTCACAGAAGGCTAAAGATTCAG aaataaaacaaagtgctgCAGTGGCAAAGTGTGAGGAGCCTCCAGGGGAGAGCGGGCCACTGGTGGAGGACAAGGCCGTGCAGGAGTTGAGAAGCCTGGGTAAGGACCTCCAGGCTCTCCGTCTCCAGGTGGAGCAGCGGCTTGGTGGAACCTCAGGCTCAGAGGAATGGATCCAG TGCTGCCAGCTGAAAGTCAAGCCTTCTAAGCTTCtattcatcttcatctttgttCTCATGAATG ccgAGTGCAGTTCCTCTATGATGAACTGCTCTCAACCTGACACACTGTCCCTGCTGGAGGCTTTCAAACCAGTCTTCAAACTGAGCGCCATTCGACCCGTCATGGACATATCAACCACCACTAATGTCAACATTTCCTTCACCCTGTTTGGCATTTTGGGGGTg GATGAAAAGGCCCAAATCTTGACAACTTTTATCTGGCAAACTTTA AATTGGAGAAACGAGTTTGTCTCGTGGGACCCAGAACAGTGTGGTTGTTCATGGATCAGTCTCCCAAGAAAACTACTGTGGGTCCCAGATGTGGTCATTAATGAATT TATGGATAAGAACGCGGCTCCATTCACTCCATACATCTATGTGAACTATGACGGCCTTGTTTTCGATGCACTGCCTGTCAAAGTGGTCAGCTCCTGCAGACTGGACATCTACATGTTCCCATTCGACGTCCAAAACTGTACCTTAAGCTTCAACTCCTACTTGTACCACA AGTCTGCTATAGAGATTGGCCTCCAAAAGTCTGCAAAGGAAATATTTGACTACTCTAAAGAAGTGATGGTGACTATGGGCGAGTGGGAATTCATTGGAATCACAGTGGAGAAATTGGTTTTTAATACTCATGATGAAGATCTGTATGATGAGCTTCGTTTCTAT GTCTCACTGAAGCGTCGGGCCACCCTGTACGTGGTGAACCTGCTGATCCCCAGCTGCTTCCTCATCACGGTCGACCTCTTCAGCTTCCTGCTGCCTCCTCAGACTGTggaccgctcctccttcaagatgaccctcatcctgggCTACACCGTcttcctgctcatcatgaacgacctgctgcccatcacagGAAACTCCATACCTCTCATAA ACGTGttcctgtgtctgtgcttggctctgatggtggccagtctgctGGAGACTATCCTCATCACCAACCTGCTGTGCGGCTCCACTCATTATTCTGCAGTTCCTCACTGGATCAGAGTACTTGTTCTCCATATCCTGGGCCGACTGGTGCGGCTTCCTCCAAAGTCCAGAGATCTACAAGATGTCACAGTCATGCAAAACCCTGCAGCACATG AAATGAAAGTTTCCTCTGTGGTAGAAGAGGACATTGATGCTCCAGAGCAGAAAGGACCTCTGAATGAGGACAAGGCCTTAGACGAGCTGAGGAGTCTGGGTAAGGAGCTCCAGGGTCTCCGCCTCCGGGTGGAGCAGCATCTGGTTGGGAACCAGAGTTCGGAAGAGTGGATCCAGGTGGGTTGCATTATAGAACGCCTCCTGTGCGGCCTCTACATCCTCTTCATATCATTCAGCTTCAttaccatcaccatcatctggGTGCGGTCCTACAACACCtga
- the LOC109625544 gene encoding receptor-transporting protein 3, with the protein MALLEWRSIFQNEANNLLHGDTWNLEFDSTIVPKHPQCGWKEYFRSTSARFQCSSCRRGWPSNRVMVVFHMCLEGNIGTVKVRRIRQNCKKCSNAPMVDSIIEAEHITILMRNLVKKIRIKCYNETLDQGHYYHEKLDVKSPHEPDHCEGCRLGICTRE; encoded by the exons ATGGCTCTGTTAGAGTGGAGGTCTATTTTCCAGAATGAAGCCAACAATCTCCTGCATGGAGACACCTGGAATCTGGAGTTTGATTCCACTATTGTGCCCAAACATCCTCAGTGTGGATGGAAGGAGTACTTCAGGAGCACCAGTGCAAG gtttcagtgcagcagctgtCGAAGGGGCTGGCCCTCCAACCGAGTGATGGTGGTCTTCCACATGTGCCTGGAGGGCAACATTGGCACCGTCAAGGTGAGGCGCATCCGTCAAAACTGCAAAAAGTGCAGCAATGCCCCAATGGTGGATTCCATCATCGAGGCGGAGCACATCACCATCCTCATGAGAAACCTGGTGAAGAAGATAAGAATTAAGTGCTACAACGAAACCCTAGATCAAGGCCACTACTATCACGAGAAGCTCGATGTCAAGAGTCCCCATGAGCCTGACCACTGCGAGGGATGTAGACTTGGCATCTGTACAAGAGAGTGA
- the LOC109625437 gene encoding 5-hydroxytryptamine receptor 3A-like, which produces MGSSQQSIGIISGLLLISASLCHSKLSCKDGHSGPTLESMQAVFDLQPFRPAVNLSNPTITNISFTLYAVLGVNEKTQILTTFLWLRLYWQHEFLVWDPDECDGVTRISLPVKQLWSPDIIVYEFVDDDVSQACPYVYVNHTGHIRWDRMLRLVSACNLEIFSFPFDVQNCTFTFGSYMHTIRDVRISPALTFEEMSGNSKRYLEASGEWELVDILGETSILQFGIDEWDIITFWVVIKRRPVLYVVNLLIPSSFLMLIDILSFYLPPHSVDRASFKMTLILGYTVFLLIMNDLLPSTANGTPIIGIYFSVCLALMVISLLETVIITNVLHHSSMKYQEVPNWVRVVILKHIANLICYRWPEDVRPPSVPQKDKPQSSNNHSGPLVVQPTNQTPTQQPTNNGAALTELQQICQYLADLRAHLTSLQKESELQDQWCHVGYVLDFLLFRIYLLLISCYALVIISMWCIWINQS; this is translated from the exons ATGGGTTCATCTCAGCAGAGCATCGGCATCATCTCAGGTTTACTCTTAATATCAG CGTCTCTGTGTCACAGTAAACTGTCGTGTAAAGACGGTCACAGTGGTCCGACCCTCGAGTCCATGCAGGCTGTATTTGACCTGCAGCCCTTTAGGCCAGCGGTGAACCTCAGTAATCCCACCATTACCAACATCTCCTTCACCCTCTACGCTGTCCTGGGAGTG AATGAGAAGACCCAGATTCTTACTACTTTCCTGTGGCTCAGACTG TACTGGCAGCATGAGTTCCTGGTCTGGGACCCTGATGAGTGTGATGGCGTCACCAGGATTTCTCTCCCCGTGAAGCAGCTTTGGTCTCCTGACATCATTGTTTATGAGTT TGTGGATGATGACGTGTCCCAAGCGTGTCCTTATGTCTACGTCAACCACACGGGTCACATCCGCTGGGACAGGATGCTGCGACTCGTCTCAGCCTGCAACCTGGAGATCTTCAGTTTTCCCTTTGATGTGCAGAACTGCACATTCACATTTGGCTCCTACATGCACACCA TACGGGATGTGAGGATCAGTCCAGCGCTGACCTTTGAGGAGATGTCTGGAAACTCAAAGCGTTACCTGGAAGCCAGCGGGGAATGGGAGCTGGTGGACATACTGGGAGAGACATCTATCCTCCAGTTTGGGATCGACGAGTGGGACATCATCACCTTCTGG GTGGTGATCAAGCGGCGTCCAGTCCTCTATGTGGTCAACCTGCTCATCCCCAGTTCCTTCCTCATGCTCATCGACATCCTGTCCTTCTACCTGCCTCCCCACAGCGTTGACCGcgcctccttcaagatgaccctcatcctgggCTACACCGTCTTTCTGCTCATCATGAACGACCTGCTGCCCAGCACAGCAAACGGCACGCCCATCatag GCATCTATTTCTCAGTGTGTCTTGCCCTCATGGTCATCAGTCTGCTGGAGACGGTCATCATTACCAATGTCCTCCACCACAGCTCCATGAAATATCAAGAGGTTCCAAACTGGGTGAGGGTGGTTATCCTCAAACATATTGCCAACCTCATCTGCTACCGCTGGCCGGAGGACGTCCGGCCCCCTTCTGTACCACAGAAGGACAAACCTCAAAGCTCAAACAACCACTCAGGCCCGTTGGTCGTCCAACCCACCAACCAGACACCTACCCAGCAACCAACCAACAACGGAG CCGCTctgactgagctgcagcagatctgTCAGTACCTGGCCGACCTCCGTGCCCACCTCACGTCACTGCAGAAGGAGAGCGAGCTGCAGGACCAGTGGTGCCACGTGGGATATGTCCTCGACTTCCTTCTCTTCCGCATCTATCTGCTGCTCATATCCTGCTACGCCCTGGTCATTATCTCCATGTGGTGCATCTGGATCAACCAGTCTTAA